In Streptomyces chartreusis, the following proteins share a genomic window:
- a CDS encoding GGDEF domain-containing protein, producing the protein MHSWTDTLRFAFQPVVNLTTGGVAGLEILARPETGDVLAEARRDPELDGQLAVLAFRAAARKETLLPLYVNVFAGTLGDLGGLTPLHDAVRAAGRLPWEVTIDIGPPYTHVPQQALLEAVGALRNQGFRISADGVGDGDVPLRLLTDMSPELVKLDASLLGRPAAIGSMRALCEQLGALVCVEGVETELQCAAARDAGAQLAQGELFAPPARLPAAEVYVPPRSTGLAVTPRSGPSVREFVRPAALLPATASAGQVRALLTGSPDVSGVLLVDMYGVPVRSVHRSRFLLSMSGRYGHALYADRPAAKLGDPPRTVGVDATAWEVLDVVADGGRARTSDDVAVVDRFGRCVGVVRLADLVRALAENRVEEAAGLNPLTRLPGSDAITGEVDRRIADGRRFALSWLDVDHFKQVNDGAGFAAGDELIRSVGRALQHVATDSTRVGHIGGDDFLVLADPEGLNPLAASVLDAPWSAGGRVITLSLATVLCEPGSVTDHRQAASCLAPLKKAAKSLRGASWVLGRAGLPGHEILRGAEAAPAAGCAVAEPGRG; encoded by the coding sequence GTGCACTCCTGGACGGATACTCTCCGCTTCGCCTTCCAGCCGGTGGTCAATCTGACGACGGGCGGGGTCGCGGGGCTGGAGATACTGGCCCGCCCGGAGACCGGCGACGTCCTGGCCGAGGCGCGCCGCGATCCCGAACTCGACGGCCAGCTCGCCGTGTTGGCGTTCCGTGCGGCGGCTCGCAAGGAGACTCTGCTCCCCCTGTACGTCAACGTGTTCGCCGGCACCCTCGGCGACCTCGGTGGACTGACACCGCTGCACGACGCCGTCCGCGCCGCGGGGCGGCTGCCGTGGGAGGTGACCATCGACATCGGTCCGCCGTACACGCACGTGCCCCAGCAGGCGCTCCTGGAGGCGGTCGGCGCGCTGCGGAACCAGGGGTTCAGGATCAGCGCGGACGGCGTCGGCGACGGGGACGTCCCGCTGCGGCTGCTCACCGACATGTCGCCGGAGCTGGTGAAACTGGACGCGTCCCTGCTGGGGCGGCCGGCGGCGATCGGTTCGATGCGGGCGCTGTGCGAGCAGCTGGGAGCGCTCGTGTGCGTCGAGGGGGTGGAGACGGAGCTCCAGTGCGCGGCGGCGCGAGATGCGGGTGCGCAGCTGGCCCAGGGCGAGCTGTTCGCCCCGCCGGCCCGGCTGCCCGCGGCGGAGGTATACGTTCCGCCACGCTCGACCGGACTGGCGGTGACGCCTCGTTCCGGGCCCTCGGTACGCGAGTTCGTGCGGCCGGCGGCACTGCTGCCCGCCACGGCGTCGGCCGGGCAGGTGCGGGCGCTGCTGACCGGGTCCCCGGACGTGTCCGGGGTGCTGCTCGTGGACATGTACGGCGTCCCGGTGCGGTCGGTGCATCGCTCCCGCTTCCTGTTGTCCATGTCGGGCCGCTACGGCCACGCCCTGTACGCCGACCGGCCCGCGGCCAAGCTCGGTGATCCGCCGCGCACGGTGGGTGTCGACGCCACGGCGTGGGAGGTACTGGACGTGGTCGCCGACGGCGGGCGGGCTCGCACCTCGGACGACGTCGCCGTGGTCGACCGCTTCGGGCGGTGCGTCGGCGTCGTACGGCTCGCGGACCTCGTGCGGGCGCTCGCCGAGAACCGGGTGGAGGAGGCGGCCGGGCTCAACCCGCTGACTCGGCTGCCGGGATCAGACGCGATCACCGGTGAGGTGGACCGGCGGATCGCGGACGGCCGGAGATTCGCGCTGAGCTGGCTGGACGTGGACCACTTCAAGCAGGTCAACGACGGGGCCGGGTTCGCGGCCGGCGACGAGCTGATCAGGTCGGTCGGACGGGCGCTTCAGCACGTGGCGACGGACAGCACCCGCGTCGGCCACATCGGCGGGGACGACTTCCTGGTGCTCGCGGATCCGGAGGGGCTGAATCCACTCGCTGCCTCGGTGCTGGACGCGCCCTGGTCGGCGGGAGGGCGCGTCATCACTCTGTCCCTGGCCACGGTCCTGTGCGAACCCGGGAGCGTGACGGACCATCGCCAGGCGGCCTCCTGTCTCGCGCCGCTCAAGAAGGCCGCGAAGTCGCTGCGGGGGGCGAGCTGGGTCCTGGGGCGCGCGGGACTGCCGGGGCACGAAATCCTGCGTGGAGCGGAAGCGGCGCCTGCCGCCGGTTGCGCGGTGGCGGAGCCCGGCAGGGGGTGA
- a CDS encoding lipid-transfer protein: MTDDVAVLGAGMHPWGKWGRNFVEYGVAAARAALADAGLEWRDIGSIVGADTVRGGYPGYVAGATFAKALGWQGARVASVYAACASGAQAVNTARAQILSGLADVVLVVGADAAPKGFFRPAGGDRPDDPDWLRFRVLGATNPTYFGLYARRRMAVHGDTPEDFAQVKVKNSALGALNPNARYRKAVTADEVAASAVVADPLRLLDICATSDGGAALVLSGMDFARRHGVADPVRIRAVSTVTPRYPNTVLDLPDIATDSAAAVQPAAETFRESIARAAYEEAGVGPEDLSFAEVYDLSTALELQWYEDLGLCGEGEAAKLLREGTTALGGRIPVNASGGLASFGEAVPAQAIAQVCELTWQLRGAAGDRQVAGARVGIAANQGLFGHGSAVVAVR; the protein is encoded by the coding sequence ATGACGGACGACGTGGCGGTGCTCGGCGCGGGCATGCATCCGTGGGGCAAGTGGGGGCGGAACTTCGTCGAGTACGGCGTGGCAGCGGCACGCGCGGCGCTGGCCGACGCGGGCCTGGAGTGGCGGGACATCGGGTCGATCGTCGGCGCGGACACCGTGCGGGGCGGTTATCCGGGATACGTGGCCGGGGCGACGTTCGCGAAGGCGCTCGGCTGGCAGGGCGCCCGGGTCGCAAGCGTGTACGCGGCGTGCGCATCAGGGGCTCAGGCGGTCAACACCGCGCGGGCGCAGATACTTTCGGGGCTCGCGGACGTGGTACTCGTGGTGGGCGCCGACGCGGCGCCCAAGGGCTTCTTCCGGCCGGCGGGCGGCGACCGACCTGACGATCCGGACTGGCTGCGGTTCCGAGTCCTCGGTGCGACGAATCCGACCTACTTCGGGCTGTACGCGCGTCGGCGGATGGCGGTGCACGGGGACACCCCTGAGGACTTCGCGCAGGTCAAGGTGAAGAACTCCGCCCTGGGCGCGCTCAATCCCAACGCCCGCTACCGCAAGGCGGTCACCGCCGACGAGGTCGCCGCCTCAGCCGTGGTCGCCGATCCACTGCGGCTGCTCGACATCTGCGCGACATCGGACGGAGGTGCGGCGCTCGTACTCTCCGGGATGGACTTCGCGCGTCGGCACGGGGTCGCCGATCCGGTGCGGATAAGGGCGGTCTCCACGGTGACGCCGCGCTACCCCAACACCGTCCTGGACCTGCCCGACATCGCGACGGACTCGGCGGCGGCGGTGCAGCCGGCGGCCGAGACGTTCCGGGAGTCGATCGCCCGCGCGGCCTACGAGGAGGCCGGAGTCGGACCCGAGGACCTGTCCTTCGCCGAGGTCTACGACCTGTCCACCGCACTGGAGTTGCAGTGGTACGAGGACCTCGGACTGTGCGGCGAAGGAGAGGCCGCGAAGCTGCTGAGAGAGGGCACGACGGCGCTGGGCGGACGCATACCCGTGAACGCGAGCGGCGGCCTGGCCTCCTTCGGTGAGGCCGTCCCGGCCCAGGCCATCGCCCAGGTCTGCGAGCTGACCTGGCAGTTGAGGGGCGCTGCGGGTGACCGCCAGGTCGCCGGTGCGCGGGTGGGCATCGCCGCGAATCAGGGGCTGTTCGGACACGGGTCGGCGGTGGTCGCGGTGCGCTGA
- a CDS encoding Zn-ribbon domain-containing OB-fold protein produces MVAGWFAGDGEDFRLIGTRCSACTSVFFPREDGSCRNPGCPGGELEEVALSRRGRVWSFTDSRYRPPSPYVTNPELPWEPYTLIAVELESERLVVLGQAAPGVTVADLTVGMEVEVVPGVLHEDAETTWTTWQWRPTGVTE; encoded by the coding sequence GTGGTCGCCGGATGGTTCGCCGGAGACGGGGAGGACTTCCGGCTGATCGGTACTCGTTGCTCTGCGTGTACGTCGGTGTTCTTCCCTCGGGAGGACGGCAGTTGCCGCAACCCGGGCTGCCCCGGCGGTGAGCTGGAGGAAGTCGCGCTGTCGAGGCGCGGGCGCGTCTGGTCCTTCACGGACAGCCGGTACCGACCTCCGTCACCCTATGTGACCAATCCGGAACTTCCGTGGGAGCCGTACACGTTGATCGCTGTGGAGCTGGAATCCGAGCGCCTCGTGGTGCTGGGACAGGCGGCTCCCGGGGTCACCGTCGCCGATCTGACGGTGGGCATGGAGGTGGAGGTCGTCCCCGGAGTGCTCCATGAGGACGCGGAGACGACCTGGACGACCTGGCAGTGGCGGCCGACGGGGGTGACGGAATGA
- a CDS encoding M15 family metallopeptidase, whose protein sequence is MTRLSTLARRLTVALATLLAVTAAPATAQAKTATDKAPKDFVALRTVDPTIIQEMRYFTPHNFVGERIDGYRQPLCILTRPAAEALHKAQLRLLRQGYSLKVYDCYRPQRAVDHFVRWAEDLDDQTMKDEFYPNVDKTRLFLDGYIAEKSGHSRGSTMDLTIVRLPTKPTRPYLPGEPLVPCYAPKAERFPDNSVDMGTGFDCFDTLSHTLDPRIQGEQHANRLLLKSTLEALGFVNLAEEWWHYTYKPELYPDTYFDFPVSSKSLTTHR, encoded by the coding sequence ATGACACGACTCTCGACCTTGGCGCGGCGACTGACCGTCGCACTCGCCACGCTCCTCGCCGTGACCGCCGCACCCGCGACCGCCCAGGCGAAGACCGCGACCGACAAGGCCCCGAAGGACTTCGTGGCGCTGAGAACCGTGGACCCGACGATCATCCAGGAGATGCGGTACTTCACGCCGCACAACTTCGTCGGCGAGCGCATCGACGGCTACCGGCAGCCCCTGTGCATCCTCACCCGGCCCGCCGCCGAAGCGCTCCACAAGGCCCAGCTGCGGCTCCTGCGCCAGGGCTACTCGCTCAAGGTGTACGACTGCTACCGCCCGCAGCGCGCCGTGGACCACTTCGTGCGCTGGGCCGAGGACCTCGACGACCAGACCATGAAGGACGAGTTCTACCCGAACGTCGACAAGACCCGGCTGTTCCTCGACGGCTACATCGCGGAGAAGTCCGGCCACAGCCGCGGCTCCACCATGGACCTCACCATCGTCAGGCTGCCGACCAAGCCGACCCGGCCCTACCTACCCGGCGAGCCCCTGGTGCCCTGCTACGCGCCCAAGGCCGAGCGGTTCCCGGACAACTCCGTCGACATGGGCACCGGCTTCGACTGCTTCGACACCCTCTCCCACACCCTCGACCCGCGCATCCAGGGCGAACAGCACGCCAACCGGCTGCTCCTCAAGAGCACCCTCGAAGCCCTCGGATTCGTGAACCTCGCCGAGGAGTGGTGGCACTACACATACAAGCCCGAGCTCTACCCGGACACCTACTTCGACTTCCCCGTGTCCTCGAAATCCCTCACGACGCACAGGTGA
- a CDS encoding NUDIX domain-containing protein: MSETQASVPNSAANSHCSTCGAPYGEGVSGWPRTCPVCGAVAYRNPLPVAIALQPVYDTQGTALVVVTRTIAPARGGIALPGGYIDDREDWRHAVVRELGEETGIDAAGRDVRLVDAMSSPDGHLLLFGLLPERPADRLPTSAATDETEGWHLLRRPEELAFPLHTLAVRAFFEGRYI; this comes from the coding sequence GTGTCCGAAACTCAAGCCTCCGTTCCCAACTCCGCAGCGAACTCCCACTGTTCGACCTGCGGCGCGCCCTACGGAGAGGGCGTCTCCGGCTGGCCGCGCACCTGCCCGGTGTGCGGCGCCGTGGCCTACCGCAACCCACTGCCGGTGGCCATCGCCCTCCAGCCCGTGTACGACACGCAGGGCACTGCCCTGGTCGTCGTCACCCGCACCATCGCTCCCGCGCGCGGGGGCATCGCCCTGCCGGGCGGCTACATCGACGACCGCGAGGACTGGCGGCACGCCGTCGTCCGCGAACTCGGCGAGGAGACCGGCATCGACGCGGCCGGCCGCGACGTGCGCCTCGTCGACGCGATGAGCTCCCCGGACGGCCACCTGCTGCTGTTCGGCCTCCTCCCGGAGCGGCCCGCCGACCGTCTGCCGACGTCGGCCGCCACGGACGAGACCGAGGGCTGGCACCTTCTGCGCAGGCCGGAGGAGCTCGCCTTCCCACTGCACACGCTGGCCGTACGGGCCTTCTTCGAGGGCCGCTACATCTGA
- a CDS encoding glycoside hydrolase family 31 protein, whose translation MDGRDLVRSMKVVGSVGAAQGLRTVRAAWRRKRADALGLPPRGAERARVPGPVQEVRPGPGGGVIRFSRSELQVTVTVNGAVFWGWDGSAPEPSYALAGRCPEPDPRAVLEPDKDGGWRVVAERVTVVISRHGAVEVQTPGGVTLRRDVPPRWWEPVAGGPARWMQRSEVAADARFFGLGGRASGPRLRDGTYSLWNTDPGRSFGPGDDPLYITMPVQLVVADAATHLVFHDTSWDGTVTLREGEEGAGSGHDRAGTSELRMDGGPLRCWVMVGTPARVLLVWASLTGPAALPPAWALGHHHARWGFGSEHEVRRIVSGYQERDLPLDAVHLDIDHYDEHQVFTVDHEGFPKLPQLAEDLRRDGIRLVSIVDPAVKAEPGNAVYDSGTALDVFVRDASGEVAQGVVWPGDAVFPDFTHAHVRQWWGGLYEERLAQGFAGFWHDMNEPTSFTAFGESTLPRSARHSLEGRGGDHREAHNVYGLCMARAGYEGLRELAPGERPFVFSRSGWAGMQRYGGSWSGDVATGWPGLRASLSLVMGLGLCGVPYSGPDVGGFDGSPSPELYLRWFQLAAYLPLFRTHASLRAGRREPWEFGPEVLEHARVALVERRRLLPYFMTLAHLARRTGAPYVRPVWWSAPEDRMLRGCEDAFLLGDDLLVAPVLDPGADRRAVQLPRGRWYDTATGRAYEGPGQVLVDAPMSRIPVLARSGAVVPVRGDDGGLELEVWAPARGRAGGGLVVPDAGDGWDEPEIERYVTRWDGDRVVVDLEHEDGMIPSPRPVRVRGLGEGAAQM comes from the coding sequence ATGGACGGTCGTGACCTGGTGCGTTCGATGAAGGTGGTCGGTTCTGTGGGGGCGGCCCAGGGGTTGCGTACCGTACGAGCGGCGTGGCGCAGGAAGCGCGCGGACGCTCTGGGGCTGCCGCCCCGGGGTGCCGAGCGCGCCCGTGTGCCCGGGCCCGTGCAGGAGGTGCGGCCCGGTCCGGGGGGCGGTGTGATCCGGTTCAGCCGGTCCGAGCTGCAAGTGACCGTGACGGTGAACGGGGCTGTCTTCTGGGGCTGGGACGGGTCGGCTCCGGAGCCGTCGTACGCGCTGGCGGGTCGCTGTCCGGAACCGGATCCCCGGGCGGTCCTGGAGCCCGACAAGGACGGTGGCTGGCGGGTCGTGGCCGAGCGGGTGACGGTGGTCATCTCGCGGCACGGCGCCGTGGAGGTGCAGACGCCCGGTGGTGTGACGCTGCGCCGTGATGTGCCGCCGCGCTGGTGGGAGCCCGTGGCCGGCGGGCCGGCGCGCTGGATGCAGCGGTCCGAGGTGGCGGCGGACGCGCGGTTCTTCGGGCTCGGGGGGCGGGCCTCGGGACCTCGGCTCAGGGACGGCACGTACTCGCTGTGGAACACCGATCCCGGGCGTTCGTTCGGTCCCGGTGACGACCCGCTGTACATCACCATGCCGGTGCAGCTGGTGGTGGCCGACGCCGCCACGCATCTGGTGTTCCACGACACCTCGTGGGACGGCACCGTGACGCTGCGGGAGGGCGAGGAGGGCGCCGGCTCCGGGCATGACCGGGCGGGGACCAGCGAGCTGCGGATGGACGGCGGTCCCCTGCGGTGCTGGGTGATGGTGGGCACTCCCGCGCGCGTGCTGCTCGTGTGGGCCTCTCTGACCGGCCCGGCGGCGCTGCCGCCCGCGTGGGCGCTGGGGCACCATCACGCGCGGTGGGGGTTCGGCAGCGAGCATGAGGTGCGGCGGATCGTTTCGGGCTACCAGGAGCGGGATCTGCCGCTGGACGCGGTCCATCTGGACATCGACCACTACGACGAGCACCAGGTGTTCACCGTCGACCATGAGGGCTTTCCCAAGCTGCCCCAGCTCGCCGAGGACTTGCGGCGGGACGGGATCCGTCTGGTGTCGATCGTGGACCCGGCGGTCAAGGCCGAGCCGGGCAACGCCGTGTACGACAGCGGGACAGCCCTGGACGTGTTCGTGCGGGACGCCTCGGGCGAGGTCGCGCAAGGTGTGGTGTGGCCCGGGGATGCGGTCTTCCCCGACTTCACGCACGCGCACGTGCGGCAGTGGTGGGGCGGGCTGTACGAGGAGCGGCTGGCTCAGGGTTTCGCGGGTTTCTGGCATGACATGAACGAGCCGACTTCGTTCACCGCGTTCGGGGAGTCGACGCTGCCGCGTTCGGCCAGGCATTCCCTGGAAGGGCGGGGCGGTGACCATCGGGAGGCTCACAACGTCTACGGCCTGTGCATGGCCAGGGCGGGCTACGAGGGGCTGCGTGAGCTGGCTCCCGGGGAGCGCCCCTTCGTCTTCTCGCGCTCCGGCTGGGCCGGCATGCAGCGGTACGGCGGCAGCTGGTCCGGGGACGTGGCCACGGGTTGGCCCGGGCTGCGGGCATCACTGTCGCTGGTCATGGGGCTCGGGCTGTGCGGGGTGCCGTACTCGGGGCCGGACGTGGGCGGCTTCGACGGGAGTCCGTCGCCGGAGCTGTATCTGCGGTGGTTCCAGTTGGCGGCGTATCTGCCGCTGTTCCGTACGCACGCGAGTCTGCGGGCGGGGCGCAGGGAGCCGTGGGAGTTCGGCCCCGAGGTTCTGGAGCACGCGCGCGTGGCGCTCGTCGAGCGTCGGAGGCTGCTGCCGTACTTCATGACGCTGGCGCATCTGGCCCGGCGCACGGGGGCGCCCTATGTGCGGCCGGTGTGGTGGTCGGCGCCCGAGGACCGCATGCTGCGCGGCTGCGAGGATGCGTTTCTGCTCGGCGACGATCTGCTGGTGGCGCCGGTGCTGGATCCGGGGGCGGACCGGCGTGCCGTGCAGTTGCCGCGGGGGCGTTGGTACGACACGGCGACAGGACGGGCGTACGAAGGGCCGGGGCAGGTTCTCGTGGACGCGCCCATGTCACGGATCCCGGTGCTCGCGCGCTCGGGCGCCGTCGTCCCCGTGCGTGGGGACGACGGCGGGCTGGAACTGGAGGTGTGGGCGCCCGCCCGCGGACGGGCCGGGGGCGGGCTGGTGGTGCCGGACGCGGGTGACGGCTGGGACGAGCCGGAGATCGAGCGCTACGTCACCCGCTGGGACGGCGACCGTGTGGTCGTCGATCTGGAGCACGAGGACGGCATGATCCCGTCACCCCGTCCGGTGCGTGTACGCGGGCTCGGCGAGGGTGCGGCTCAGATGTAG
- a CDS encoding acetoacetate--CoA ligase: protein MSIVNPQPLWQPDPQRIARAQVTQFQAWAAENHGAPAEGGYAALHCWSVDELETFWTAVTEWFDVRFSTPYARVLGDRSMPGAQWFPGAALNYAEHALRAAATRADEPALLHVDESHEPRPVTWSELRRQVGSLAAELRALGVQPGDRVSGYLPNVPQAVVALLATAAVGGVWTSCAPDFGARSVLDRFQQVEPVVLFTVDGYRYGGKEHDRRETVAELRRELPTLRAVVHIPILGTEAPEGALEWSALTAADVEPVFEQVPFDHPLWVLYSSGTTGLPKAIVQSQGGILVEHLKQLGLHCDLGPEDRFFWYTSTGWMMWNFLVSGLLTGTTIVLYDGSPGYPDTGAQWRIAERTGATLYGTSAAYVMACRKADVHPARDFDLSKVQCVATTGSPLPPDGFRWLHDEVRDDLWIASVSGGTDVCSCFAGAVPTLPVNVGELQAAGLGTDLQSWDPSGKPLIDEVGELVVTNPMPSMPIHFWNDPDGSRYHDSYFDTYPGVWRHGDWITITSRGSVVIHGRSDSTLNRQGVRMGSADIYEAVERLPEIKESLVIGIEQPDGGYWMPLFVHLVPGASLDEALLKRIKQTIREQLSPRHVPDEVIEVPGVPHTLTGKRIEVPVKRLLQGTPLDKAVNPGSIDNLDLLHFYEELARKRA from the coding sequence ATGTCGATCGTGAACCCCCAGCCGCTGTGGCAGCCAGACCCGCAGCGCATCGCCCGAGCACAGGTCACCCAGTTCCAGGCCTGGGCCGCCGAGAACCACGGCGCTCCCGCCGAGGGCGGCTACGCGGCGCTGCACTGCTGGTCGGTCGACGAACTGGAAACCTTCTGGACAGCCGTCACGGAGTGGTTCGACGTACGCTTCTCCACCCCCTACGCGCGCGTGCTCGGCGACCGCTCGATGCCCGGCGCCCAGTGGTTCCCCGGCGCGGCCCTCAACTACGCCGAGCACGCCCTGCGCGCGGCAGCGACCCGCGCGGACGAACCCGCACTCCTGCACGTCGACGAATCCCACGAGCCCCGCCCGGTGACCTGGTCCGAGCTGCGCCGCCAGGTCGGCTCCCTGGCCGCCGAGCTGCGCGCCCTCGGCGTACAGCCCGGAGACCGCGTCAGCGGCTACCTCCCCAACGTCCCGCAGGCCGTGGTCGCCCTCCTCGCCACGGCCGCCGTCGGCGGCGTATGGACCTCCTGCGCCCCCGACTTCGGCGCCCGCAGCGTCCTCGACCGCTTCCAGCAGGTCGAACCGGTCGTGCTGTTCACCGTCGACGGCTACCGCTACGGCGGCAAGGAACACGACCGCCGCGAGACCGTCGCCGAACTCCGCCGGGAACTGCCGACCCTGCGAGCGGTCGTGCACATTCCGATTCTCGGCACCGAGGCCCCCGAGGGCGCCCTGGAATGGTCGGCCCTCACGGCCGCCGACGTGGAACCCGTCTTCGAACAGGTCCCCTTCGACCACCCCCTCTGGGTGCTCTACTCCTCCGGCACGACCGGCCTCCCCAAAGCCATCGTCCAGTCCCAGGGCGGCATCCTCGTAGAGCACCTCAAACAACTCGGCCTGCACTGCGACCTGGGCCCCGAGGACCGTTTCTTCTGGTACACCTCGACCGGCTGGATGATGTGGAACTTCCTCGTCTCCGGCCTGCTCACCGGCACCACGATCGTTCTCTACGACGGCAGCCCCGGCTATCCCGACACAGGGGCCCAGTGGCGCATCGCCGAACGCACGGGAGCCACCCTCTACGGCACCTCGGCGGCCTACGTCATGGCCTGCCGCAAGGCCGACGTGCACCCCGCGCGCGACTTCGACCTCTCCAAGGTCCAGTGCGTCGCCACCACCGGCTCGCCACTGCCGCCCGACGGCTTCCGCTGGCTGCACGACGAAGTCCGCGACGACCTCTGGATCGCCTCCGTCAGCGGCGGCACGGACGTGTGCTCCTGCTTCGCGGGAGCCGTCCCCACCCTGCCCGTGAACGTCGGTGAGCTCCAGGCCGCCGGCCTCGGCACCGACCTCCAGTCCTGGGACCCCAGCGGCAAGCCCCTCATCGACGAGGTGGGCGAGCTGGTGGTCACCAACCCCATGCCCTCCATGCCGATCCACTTCTGGAACGACCCCGACGGCAGCCGGTACCACGACAGCTACTTCGACACCTACCCCGGCGTCTGGCGCCACGGCGACTGGATCACTATCACCTCACGCGGCTCCGTCGTCATCCACGGCCGCTCCGACTCCACCCTCAACCGCCAGGGCGTCCGCATGGGGTCCGCCGACATCTACGAAGCCGTGGAGCGACTCCCCGAGATCAAGGAGTCCCTCGTCATCGGCATCGAACAGCCCGACGGCGGCTACTGGATGCCCCTGTTCGTCCACCTGGTTCCGGGCGCCTCGCTCGACGAAGCGCTCCTCAAGCGCATCAAGCAGACCATCCGCGAACAGCTCTCACCGCGCCACGTCCCCGACGAGGTCATCGAGGTCCCCGGCGTCCCGCACACCCTCACCGGCAAGCGCATCGAGGTCCCGGTCAAGCGCCTCCTACAGGGCACCCCCCTGGACAAGGCGGTCAACCCCGGTTCCATCGACAACCTCGACCTCCTCCACTTCTACGAGGAACTCGCCCGCAAGCGCGCCTGA
- the ptsP gene encoding phosphoenolpyruvate--protein phosphotransferase yields METTLRGVGVSHGVAIGEVRHMGTAVLEPPAKQIPAEDAEREQGRARKAVEAVAADLMARGNLAGGEAQAVLEAQAMMAQDPELMADVDRRIAVGSTAERAVYDAFAAYRELLAGAGEYLAGRVADLDDVRNRIVARLLGVPMPGVPDSDEPYVLVARDLAPADTALLDPTLVLGFVTEEGGPTSHSAILARALGVPAVVALPGAGELAEGTVIAVDGSTGDIFVNPSAEKKAELEAAAAARKAALAASTGPGATADGHKVPLLANVGGPADVPAAVEAGAEGVGLFRTEFLFLDDSKKAPSEEKQVEAYRQVLEAFPEGRVVVRVLDAGADKPLDFLTPADEPNPALGVRGLRTLLDHPDVLRTQLTALAKAAEGLPVYLEVMAPMVADRSDAKAFADACRDAGLRAKFGAMVEIPSAALRARSVLQEVEFLSLGTNDLAQYTFAADRQVGAVSRLQDPWQPALLDLVALSAEAAKAEGKSCGVCGEAASDPLLACVLTGLGVTSLSMGSASIPYVRATLAKYTLAQCERAAAAARAADSAEEARSAAQAVLSGE; encoded by the coding sequence ATGGAGACAACGCTGCGAGGCGTCGGCGTGAGCCACGGTGTGGCCATCGGCGAGGTTCGGCACATGGGAACGGCGGTCCTGGAACCGCCTGCCAAGCAGATTCCGGCCGAGGACGCGGAGCGTGAACAGGGGCGCGCCCGCAAGGCGGTGGAGGCTGTGGCAGCCGACCTGATGGCGCGTGGGAACCTGGCGGGGGGCGAAGCCCAGGCGGTGCTCGAGGCGCAGGCCATGATGGCCCAGGACCCCGAGCTGATGGCGGACGTGGACCGGCGTATCGCCGTCGGGAGCACGGCCGAGCGGGCGGTGTACGACGCCTTCGCCGCGTACCGCGAGCTGCTGGCCGGTGCCGGTGAGTACCTTGCCGGTCGCGTGGCCGACCTCGACGACGTGCGGAATCGTATCGTCGCCCGGTTGCTCGGGGTTCCGATGCCGGGTGTCCCGGACAGTGACGAGCCGTATGTCCTGGTGGCGCGCGACCTCGCGCCGGCGGACACAGCGCTGCTCGACCCCACTCTCGTTCTCGGCTTTGTCACCGAGGAGGGTGGGCCCACCAGTCACAGCGCGATTCTGGCGCGGGCGCTCGGGGTGCCGGCCGTGGTCGCGCTGCCGGGTGCCGGTGAGCTCGCCGAGGGCACGGTCATCGCGGTCGACGGCAGCACCGGCGACATCTTCGTGAACCCGAGCGCCGAGAAGAAGGCGGAGCTCGAGGCGGCTGCCGCCGCGCGCAAGGCCGCGCTCGCCGCGTCGACGGGGCCGGGTGCCACCGCCGACGGTCACAAGGTGCCGCTGCTGGCGAACGTCGGCGGTCCGGCAGACGTTCCGGCCGCCGTCGAGGCGGGTGCCGAGGGCGTCGGTCTGTTCCGTACCGAGTTCCTCTTCCTCGACGACAGCAAGAAGGCGCCGTCGGAGGAGAAGCAGGTCGAGGCCTATCGGCAGGTTCTCGAGGCCTTCCCCGAGGGCCGGGTCGTCGTCCGTGTCCTGGACGCGGGCGCCGACAAGCCGCTGGACTTCCTGACGCCGGCCGACGAGCCGAACCCTGCGCTGGGCGTGCGTGGCCTGCGGACGCTGCTGGACCACCCCGACGTGCTGCGGACCCAGCTGACCGCCCTCGCGAAGGCGGCGGAGGGGCTGCCCGTCTACCTCGAGGTCATGGCCCCGATGGTGGCGGACCGCTCCGACGCCAAGGCGTTTGCGGACGCGTGCCGTGACGCCGGGCTGCGGGCGAAGTTCGGGGCGATGGTGGAGATCCCCTCCGCCGCGCTGCGGGCGCGCTCGGTCCTTCAAGAGGTCGAGTTCCTGTCCTTGGGGACCAACGACCTCGCGCAGTACACCTTCGCCGCGGACCGTCAGGTGGGTGCGGTGTCCCGCCTTCAGGACCCGTGGCAGCCCGCGCTGCTCGACCTGGTCGCGCTGTCCGCGGAGGCGGCGAAGGCCGAGGGCAAGAGCTGTGGTGTCTGCGGTGAGGCCGCGTCCGACCCGCTGCTGGCCTGTGTGCTGACCGGTCTGGGTGTCACCTCCCTGTCCATGGGCTCGGCGTCCATTCCTTACGTCCGGGCGACGCTGGCGAAGTACACGCTGGCGCAGTGTGAGCGTGCGGCTGCGGCAGCGCGCGCGGCGGACAGCGCCGAGGAGGCGCGCAGCGCCGCTCAGGCGGTGCTGTCGGGCGAGTAG